A stretch of DNA from Desulfovibrio litoralis DSM 11393:
TAGTTGTGGAACTAATTAAAGCCGGAGCTGACGTGAATGCGAAAAATATACATGGCGAGACAGCTTTGATGTGGGCAAGCAACACTAGCAATCCGCCTCTTGAAGTGATAAAAGAACTAATTAAAGCCGGAGCTGACGTAAACGCTAAAAATAACGATGGTAAGACAGTTTTGATGGGTGCAGTCGGTATTCCAAACCCAATCCATGAAGTAATTTTTGACCTTATTAAAGCCGGAGCTGACGTAAACGCTAAAGATAAAGATGGCAACACAGCTTTAGACCTCGCCAAAAGAAACAATAATACAGACGCAATAGAAATATTAACAAAAGCCGGGGCGAAATAAAAGAGGCTATAGCACAAATTTCCATTACCTCA
This window harbors:
- a CDS encoding ankyrin repeat domain-containing protein; amino-acid sequence: MLKRFLIIISIFLISFLFSASAFAMNDKEFIEFCLQGWEKEVKEEIANGANINAQNEEGATPLMSALLRYESAHEIVVELIKAGADVNAKNIHGETALMWASNTSNPPLEVIKELIKAGADVNAKNNDGKTVLMGAVGIPNPIHEVIFDLIKAGADVNAKDKDGNTALDLAKRNNNTDAIEILTKAGAK